From Oenanthe melanoleuca isolate GR-GAL-2019-014 chromosome 4, OMel1.0, whole genome shotgun sequence:
GCCCGGAACAAGCGGAATTACGGCTCCACATAATCTCCCGCCGTCCCCGCCTGCTCCAGGGCCGGGCGCTCCTCCCGCCCCGCACGCCGAGCCCCTCCTGGCGGCCAGTTTGGCACAGCCCCCGGGATTAGCGGGGGCGCGGCCTAAGCCTCTTTGCTGCCCCCGCCCCCGGCATGGCCCGGCATGGACGCCGGCGGCGCTGAGCGGCGCGGcggggagctgtgcctgcaggtaAGGCCGCTCGGGGCAAAGGGGGCTCGGACACGCCTggcggggcagcggcggggccgggccggtAACggggtgggagggtgggcacCGGGCCCAAGCAGTGCTGGGTCTCCATGGCAACGGCCagggggcggggcgggggtgTGGCCAAACGTGGCGAGCTCTGGCCGGGGGCGTGGTCACAGCGGGAGTCAGCGGGGGCGGGCATAGGGGCGTGGTGCTTCGGGAGGGGCGTGGTTAGTGCGGTAATGGGCGGGGTCACGCGTGGCCCCGCCCGTCGCCCTGGCCCGGGGGTCCTAaggcccctgtgccccctccagGTGGGCGATGTCGGCCTGGGCGGCCTCATCCTGCTGTTGCTGACGGCCCGACCAGGACCGGGCGATGGGGCTGCCCGCGGAGAGCCCCCCGAGCCCGGTGAGACccccgggggctgcggggaccGTAACGGGATGTGGTGATCTGGGGGGCTGCGGGGATCTTGGTGGATTGCGTGGTCCTGGGGGGAGTGTGGAGGATACTAGTGGGGTCCAGGGTCTTTGGGAGGGGGGCATTCATGGCATGTAATGGGACTGAGGGGTCCTAGGGGGACTTGTGGGGAATGTTACCGGGTCCTGGGGGTCTCAGGGTTAGGGTGGCAGTGGGGCAGTGATGGAGTAATGtgggcaggtgctgctctgcaccGAGATTCGGCACACTGGGTATCCCCCAGTgatccctgccccatcctgagGGTCCCGTGCCCCCCAGGAGGGTCGAGGGGACCCCTGGCACGTTCCCTGCAGCGGGCAGAGGCCATGCTGCGCAGCGTCaccccggggctgcggcgccTGCTGTCCCCGCGGTCATCCCGGCGCGGCGACAGCGACGAAGACGACGATGAGGACGAGGACGAAGCAGCGTCCATGGTGGTCCCGCTGGAGCAAAGCTTCTCAGGGCTGCGCCGCTGCCTCTGCGTCTGGGAGGACCCTCGCACCGAGACTTTCCTGGGCTACGTGCGGCCCCATCCCGGCGGCGCCGGTGACTTTTCCGAGGACGCGGTGCGGCGGCGCGTGGCGGAGCGGGGAGCGGCCCTGCACGCGCTGCTGCAGCACCGCCACCAGCTGCGCCTGGCCCGCGACTTCACCCGACGCCTCAAGGCCTCCTCCGGCTTCCTGCGGCGGCTGCTGGCGCTGCCGGAGCCCGGGGAGCCCGGTGAGGCGGCGCTGcgggagctgtgccaggagctgcgGGCGCACGCGGGGCACTGGGCCGCGCTGCTGCGGCGCCTGCGGACGGACGCGTGGCTGCGGGCGCTGCCgcggcgccggggccgggccgtgcTGCACATGCGGtgggcgctgctgctgcccgccCTGATGGCCGCGCGCCTGGCCGGGCGACACATCGAGGGACGGCTGCGGGAGCTCGGCCGCCCCGGCGCGCCCACACCAGCCTCTGAGTGCCTGGCTGACCTCTTCCAGGGGCTGGAGATCTACAACCGCGTGGTGCAGGGGCTGGCGGAGGAGCTGGGCCCCGAGGGGAAGGCCCCCGGTGCCTTCACGGTGGGCGGGGTGCTGCGGCTGCTGGCGGCCGAGCGTGGCCGGGCCGTGGCCCagaggctccagcccctcctgtggCCCCAGAATGGGATCATCAGGGATGGACGTGTCTGCTGGGAGGACGTGATGGTGCCGTGGCCACCAGGGCACGACGCGGTGGAGAAGGGCGTGGGGACGGACAGAGAACGTTCCGGAGCGGAGGTGCCGCCAGCGCTggtggctgagctgcaggcGCTGTGCCAGGAGGACGAGGAGCTGATGGGACACGTTTTTGGGGCGCTGGTGGCCTCAGCCGACAGCCTGTGGCAGCCGGTGCTGTCGGAGAGCCCCGAgcccgcggggctgcggccgggcaGCGCAGGGGGCTGGAAGGCCGTGCGGTGGCTGGACGCTGCCCGTGGCCCCGCAGCTGCTGCGCTGAGTGCCCGCTACcgcctgctgctctgggaggccgcgggggctgtgctgggggacagcctgggcacccctcctgccacccccagtgccaccGTCACCGCGGCGTGGGAGCTGAGCCGTGCGCTCGCTGTTGGTAtgtgggggcacagggggtgtGGGGGCTCCctcagggtgtccctgccctgctctgacccCCACTGTGTCTCCACAGCCCGTGTGCCCCCTGAGTGCcgggaggagctgggggggctctgccTGCGCCTGCTGTGCCGGAGCGtcctctgcagctgggacacgGGTatggggggcagggggagcacagggaggggtACAgggtgtggggtttgggataCAAGGTGGGGGGCACTTGGTGGATATGGGGTGAGGGAGTGGGGTATGCTATAAAGTGTTGGATATGGGGTATGGGGTGTGGAGTGGAAGTAGAGGATGTTGCGGCTTTCTGACTATTTGTCCTCCAGATTTTACCCGtgctctgggctcagggctgtcaGACAAGTGCTTGGAGGCCCCAGGGGGTCCCCCAGGGCCGGGGTGCAGCcgcacagcccagcagctccggtgcctcttcccagccctggcGCTGGCCCTGCGCTGCCTGCGCCTGCTGCCTGCCCGCCCACACGGTGAGAGGGGTCCTGGTGGGGGCGAGGTGGGTCTGGGGATCCTCTGTGTGCTGACCCCTACCCACAGCCCCCCCCGGGGGTCTCTGCCTGCGGCTGCAGGTGTTGGGCCGGTGCCTGGCGGCGGTGGCGGCCGCCCACGCGTGGCTGACGGGCCGGGCTGGGCGGTACCTGGCGGCCTGGGCGCTGCCACAGTTCCTGCTGCTCACCCAGGGAGACCTGCAGGTAcgggggcacagggggcacaggggtcTGGGGGGACGTAGCGGGGCTGGATTCACTCCACCTGCTCCCCTCCAGGTGCtgaaggcagaggcagagcagctgatgcTGCAGGTGAGTGAGAccttcccagagccaggggacATTCACGGAGACAGCCCCTCTGAGCCACTCCCCAGCCTGGGATCCCCGTGGGAGCTTCAGCTGTGCCGGCAGATCCGTGACATGGCCAACAGCATCCAGGTACAATGGGACTGTGGGAGGGGGGTCCTGAGCACGAGGATGCCTGTGTCACCTGGTGTCATCCTGTGTGTCatcctgtgtcaccctgtgtcatCCCAtgttccctgtgtcccagctcttCTCCAGGGACGTGCTCTGGATGTTCTCCACCAGCTGCAAGCGGCTCTCGGCCGAGATCTTCGACCAGACGATGCCACTGGGCCGGCACTGGCGGCTCGGGCTACGCACCGGTGGGTGTGGGGGCCGGGGGGACGTGGGGTGATTGTGTGGGGGCTTTAGGGGGTCTCTGAGCTgggtccctgtgtcccccagagctgcccagctcccccagcGCGTACGCAGCGGCCGCGGTGCAGGCGGTGCtggggcaggtgctgcagggggCCCAGGCCCTGCCCTACGATGCCCAGGTGCCCACCCTGGCACGGGTCACCACGGCCTTCCTGGAGGCCTGGATGGATCACATCCTGACCCGCCGGATCAAGTTCAGGTACCGGGGATGGGCATCCACAGCtggtgggcagtgccaggggtcCCGGTGGCACTTCCTGGGGTCCCAGAGGCAATTCCTGGGGTCCCAGTGGCAGGTTGGGGTCCCGCTGATGGTGCCAAGTGTCCCAGTAGGGATCCTAAGGGACCTGGTGCAAGTGCCAGAGGTTCTGTGGGGGTCCCAGTGATAGTCTTGGGGATCTGATGGCAGTGCCATGCTCTCCGTGGTGGTCCCAGAGcgtggtggcagtgccagggggtTTTGGTGGGGTCCTGGTGGGGATTCCAGGAGTCCCATGCCAACCCTGACCCCTatcccagcctgcagggtgCCCTGCAGCTGCGGCGGGACTTCGAGGCGGTGCGGGAGCTGGTGTGCTCGGAGCGCTCCGGGCTGGCTCCCGAGGCCCGGCAGGCGCTGCGGGCCCTCTGCGTCTTCCGGCACACGGACACGGCCGTGcgctgcctcctgcagcagcccggggggctgggggggcccccccggggctggggcggcCTCCGGCGCTGCTGTGAGAGCGGGGCAGGGCGGGaatggggtggggatgggatgggatgggatagggtggggtggggtggggtggggtgggatgggatgggatgggatggggtggggatggggtggggtggggatggggtaGGGTGGGATGGGAcggcatggcatggcatggcatggcgtggggtggggtggggtggggtggagTGGGATTGGGATGAAATGGGGTGGAGGTGAgatgggacagggtgggatagggacagggtgggatagggacagggagaTTAGGACAAGGATAAATGTGGACAGGGAGACGGAcaaggatggggatgggattggaATGAGGACAGGAATGGGGATAGGGACCCCCACCAGGAGCAATATCTGATAAACCAGCCTATCCATCCCTTTCCAGGCTCAGACGAAGGCGCCCACCCCCTGGAACCATCCATGGACCCTCTCCCTGGCCTGGACCCTCTGGAGGGGTCAAGCCCAATCCCAGGGACTCCCCCACTGGCCCCAGAGGCCGATCTCCCGTCCCGTCCCGAGTCCCCGTTCCcgggcagccagcagcagtggctgtccCTGCGGCTGCACCGCGCTCGCCGCTGGCGTGTGCCAGGGCTGCCGTGCGTTGGCAACAGCCCCGAGGGCTGACCTGGAATAAACCTGGCAACACCATGGCTGTGGCTATGTCTGtgggtgggatattggggtATCCCTGGGATGTGATCCTGGGATTACAACTGGGACCAGTTCCTGGAGGGCAGAATCTAAATGGAACACTTGTGGGGAGACTGGTGGAGCTAAGGGgtcctggaggggctgggggtgcagggtggGATTCctttgggggtgctgggggacaCTGCGGGTGCATAGCTGGGGTCCCAGGGTAGTACTAGAGAAGGCTGGGGGTCCTTTAGGTGTCCCTGGAGAGGTTAACAGATGTAACAAACAGGATGTGAGGAGCATGGACTGGGTGGCAGGGCCGGTCAGGGACACTGTGCTGTGTCATTGTCCCCTCGTGTCACGATCGATCCGCTCAAGCCGAGCGGGAGTCGTGATGGTTCGTTCGACaccagggtgcaaaagacaaaagcaagaaactcaggttttgttcagcagaaagcagcaatgcgGTTTATTGCATGTCAACAATTCAGTTTTGCGATAGAAGAGAGcgagagagagaaagaagtaaaggaaatgaagtaaaaagggagagagagagagagagagaaatgatgGGGAATAGCTACCAACAGAAGGGACGCATCCTCGTGGTCGTCCGACGGTGGACGCGTCTTCGATCctttggggagaaagagatctcaaagcCTCTTtaagaaagtcactttttatagtccttttccaaagtgagTGGCCTCTGTccaaaaggtggggagatttatggactattgtatgcGGAGATCATTGCTCCATGAAGCAGGTGCTGGAACAGGGCGCTATAAGCAGCACCTGCTCgtgccatggcagcaccaggcacagctacagACAGTCCTGGGCAAGCATCCACCTGggccaggccagaactcaggTCCAGAGTGAGCGGTGGGGCCCTGGGGTGGGGCcctcagtctctgatgatggtcgtgaggcagatcagagaaactttGGACCGACTTTTACACCTCTGGGCCAGTCGGGGTTCGCGGGGTCCCCGGGAGGACCGAGCCTGCGCGTGCTCCTCCCGCCCGCTAGGGGGCGCTCGCGGAAATCGGCCGCCGCAGACGTGGCGCGGCGCTGACGTCACGAGCGCGACAGCCCTGATGGCGGGCGAacggcggcggcgcggcggggaTGGACCCCGGGAACGgccccgggagcggctccgGGAGCGCGACCCGAAACTGCGGCAACAGCAAAAGACACCGCGAGGATCCGGGCGGGTCCGGACCGTGCTGGTGCTTacagcggcggcggcagcgctgGCGCTGGGTCTGGCGGTGGCGGTGGCCGAATGGAACCGGTGGAGCGAAGTCTCCCGCCTCGTCACTCCCcaccccgcgccccccgccgtTCCCCCGGGCTCCACAGGGCCTCTCGCATCGCCCACCTATTTTTGGGGCACGTACCGGCCTCACGTCTACTTCGGGATGAAGACGCGGAGCCCGCGATCTGTCGTGACCGGTGAGGGGCGCGGGGGGCTCTGCCCCGCCCTGGGGCTCGTCCGGCCCCGCTCCCACCACGAGAGCCGCCCCTGACACCTCCCCGCCCCTCCAGGACTGATGTGGCTCCAACACGGCGGCAACTTGCGGCACACGAGCGATCAGAACGACGGCGTGTCGCGATACGGGTGGCTGATGCACGACGGGGAGAATTTCGGAGTGCAGGAGATCCGCGATGAGGGGCTGGTGTTGAGAACCGAGTTCGTGAAGCAGCCGGGGGGAGACCACGGTGGCGATTGGAGCTGGCGGGTCACAGTGAAGATGGAGGTGAGGGGGCGAGAGTGGGAGAGGGGTTGGGATGCCGGGGAGCTTTTGTCATCCTCGTCTTCCTCCTCCACAGGGCAAGGGCCCGGCCCCTCTCGTGTCCCTCTTCTTCTACGTGGCGACAGATGGGCAGGGGACGCTGCGGCCGGTGCTGGAGAATGGGACACGGCTGGCGGCTGTGGCAGGGACGGCGGAGGAGCTCGGGGACTTCACCCTCACCTTCCTGCCCCCCACGGGGGAGGGCGGGGAGGGACACAAGTATGCCAGGTGAGCGTCTGGGCTCCAGCCCCTAAaccctctgtgtcccctccatcTGTCCTGTTTTCCATGTCCCCACTACGTCCCTGACTCTCCTGTCCCCCACAGTTACAACTTCCTGGCCGCGGGGGTGCCGGGGCTGCACCGTCTCACCGACCTGGTCCGACAGAGCCTGCGTGAGAGCGCCGTGTTCTCCCCACCGGGCCGACCCCGCCGCCGCTATTTCGGGGTGTCCAGCACTGGggggctgcctggggagagCCCAcgggggcagctgctgctgcaccaggtGACACTGGAGCCGCCAGCGGTGCTGGAGGTGACGCTGGAGtcgggcagcgcggccggggcgcggcgcgggcggcTGGCGGGGCCGGCACTGAGCGCAGCGCTGGCCCGGCACGTGGCCACCTTTGAGCAACGCTTTGAGGACACCTTCGGGCTGGGGGCACGTGGGGTGTCCCTCCCCCAGCGCCGCTTCGCCCAGGCTGCGCTCAGCGAGATGCTGGGCGGGATCGGCTTCTTCCATGGCCGCTCCCTGATGCGCTCGGAGCGCCGGGAAGAGCCGGTGCCCGGCATCGAGTCCATGCTGTTCACGGCCGTGCCCTCGCGCTCCTGCTTCCCACGTGGCTTTCTGTGGGATGAGGGcttccacctgctgctgctgggccgCTGGGACCCCGCGCTGGCCCGCGACATCCTCGCCCATTGGCTCGACCTCCTCAACGCTGACGGCTGGATCCCACGGGAGCAGATCCTGGGGGATGAGGCGCGGGCCCGGGTGCCCCCTGAGTTCGTGCTGCAGCACAGCGAGACGGCGAACCCTCCCAcgctgctgctggcgctggaGCGGCTGCTGCCCGACGCGCCCCTGCCCTACCTGCGCCGCCTCTTCCCGCGCCTCCGCGCCTGGTTCGAGTGGCTGAACCGCACCCAGGCCGGCCCCGAGCCCTTCACCTTCCGCTGGCGTGGCCGCGACACCGACCTCGAGCGCTTCCTCAACCCCAAGACTCTGTCGTCGGGGCTGGACGATTACCCTCGTGCCTCGCACCCGTCTGCAGAGGAGCGGCACCTGGACCTGCGCTGCTGGATGGCGCTGGGCGCCCGCGTGCTGGCGGCGCTGGCCGAGCGCCTGGGCGAGCCCCTCGCGCCCTATCGCGACATGGCCGCGGCCCTCAGCGACAACGACTTGCTGGACCGGCTGCACTGGGCGCCCGAGCTGGGCACCTTCGCTGACTTTGGCAACCACAGCACGGCCGTGGCTCTGCGCTGGCACCGCGCCGCCCCCGTGCCCGGCAGGCCCCCGCCGGCCCCGCAGCTGCGGCGGGAGGTGCGGGAGGCGCCGCGGCCGCGGTTTGTGGGTGCTTTGGGCTACGTGAGCCTGTtcccgctgctgctgcagctgctccgGGCGGACTCCCCGCGGCTGCCGGCGCTGCTGGGCTCCATGCGCAGTGAGAAGCAGCTCTGGACGCCCTTCGGGCTGCGCTCGCTGGCCCGTGACAGCCCCTGGTACCTGCGCCGCAACACTGAGCACGACCCCCCGTACTGGCGCGGCTCCATCTGGATCAACATCAACTTCCTGGCGCTGCGGGCGCTGCACGGCTAcgcgcgggcggcggggccgcacCGGGAGCGCGCGGCCCAGCTCTACCGGGAGCTGCGCCACAACCTGGTGGCCAACGTGTTCCGGCAGTACGAGGCCACCGGCTTCCTGTGGGAGCACTATCGGGACAGTGATGGCACCGGGCAGGGCTGTCACCCCTTTGCCGGCTGGTCCGCGCTCGTCGTGCTGGCCATGGCTGAGGACTATTAATGTGGAGGGTCCCTGTtccccctgcctgcctggagtGCTCAGGGCCAGGGGAGATGTTGGGGGGCTGTGTCAGAGCCCCCCTGTCTCCCCTGCAATAAACCTCCACGACTGTGGCCTCTCGCCACCCATGTTGGTGTCACAGTATTGCTGTGATGCCCCCATGCCATAGCGGGGACGTTTTGCCCCTTCCCTGTGGAGTCAGGGGTCGCCACCCAGCCCAGTACACCCATCACAAGGGGCGATGGTATTTCCACATCTCTTTAATGGTGAGAGAATGTGCCAGGACCACCCACCCCCATGGTCAGGCACCCCCCGGGCAATGGGGCCcccccaggcagcagcattGGGATCACAGGGGAGGCCCCAGAAGCAGTTCAGAGGGAAGGGGGCTCCAGCATGTCCCCCACCACACTGTAGGATGGGTGTCACTTCGGTGCAAGGGGCCCCCAGAGGCTCCGTGATGAGTCCAGACCCCAGCTGAGGGTCCTGGGGGGGGCTCAGacaggcagcacaggtgagcCAGGCCCCCCACCACCCCCTGGTCCCCCACAGCCCTCAGGCTCGCCCTCCTCCTCTTCTAGGCCACGGCCCACCTCAATGCCCGAATCCCCTGTGAGCCGCCGGTGCCGCCCGGGGCAGCCCCCTGGCACCACTCTGCCCCCGCCGCCCTCGCCCCCCTCGGTGTCGGAGCAGGGGCGGCCCTCAGCCTCACAGAAGTCCAGGGGGACTTGTTTGGGGGGGTCCCTGCaggcctgcagctcctcaggcagGGGCAGGTCCCAGCTGGCACCAGTGCcggtgctgctggagccaccGTCACGGCCGGTGCTGCCACCCCCCGGGCCCGGACCCGGCTCCGGGTCCGTCTCGTCGGTGCCCGGTGCCGAGAgcgaggagctgctgggggaggaggcGCAGGAGCAGCcgcaggagcaggagctgcagcccccggAGGAGCCGGGGGACAGTGAGGGGCTCCCGGGGCTGTAGGGCGGCGGCGGCGTCCCGGGGCGCTGCGCCACTTCCTCATACGCCGGGAGCTTGAAGGaggccagcagccctgggggggAAGAGGTGGGGTtagggggacaccggggacacggggggggcACTGGGAAACGGCCCCCAAAAGGAtgcagatggaggaggagggtgCAGGttggcacagggcagagctgggggactcagggggatgtgggggatgtgggggatggagctggagagcagcagcccagggcacgGGTGGGGATGTGGCGTTGGGGGGGatgcaggggctggagcagggacaggagatcCAGGATATTGTGGGATGGCACAGGGTGTCCTGACTGACTGAAATCCCCTATGAAGATAGTGGGGGACgaggggctgggattgggggGTACAGGGGAAATTCAGAAGCCTTTGACTCACGGAGGTCCCCTGAGGAGGGGGGGTACTGGCAGGCACCGTGGTAGGCGATGAGGTTGATCTCacgctgccgctgctgctgctgcaggcgcAGCTTGGCCCGGCGGTGCCGGAACgcgcagcagcagctcagcaggatCAGGATGGTCCAGAGCAGCCAGAACCCTGCGGGAACGGGGGCGCAGAGCGGGGGGTCACCCTCACATAGAACCCCCATTCCCACCGGGGGTCCGGCGGCAGTCCCCAGAACCTCCCAGAACCCGCGGTCCCAGCTCTTCCTGAGCCTCCAGTGCAGCTCGGAGCCCGCAGCCCCCTGAGCCACAGGAGCGCTACAGAGCCCCCGATCGTCCTCGGAGCGCTCAGTCCCTGTCCCCCACCCCAGTTCCCGCAGGACTCACACGGAGCCCTCACACAGTCCCTGTCCTCCCCGAGTCGCAGGACGCCCCTGGAATCCCGGATCCTCCCGAAGCCATCAGCCCGCCCAGAATCCCCGGTCCCCTCCGTTCTCCCGGGATCCCCCCGAACTCACACCACAGCTCGTAGTAGTAGGTGCAGCAGCCGCTCTCCCCGCAGCAGTGCCCGGTCTCGCACACGTAGGGCCGGTTGTTCACCCCCGGGCAGAACTCCCGGGCCTGCGGGCACGGCCGCACCGTCACCGCGGCCCCGCGCGCGgtccccccgccccggcccgcccggtACCTGCGGGTGCTGCCGGCCCAGCAGCGCGGCCCAGGCCCCCTCGGCGCTCCCGGGCCGCTCCATGGCGCCGCCGCCTAAAgcccgccgcagccccgcgcccgcccggccgcggcccccgccgcccgcagcagccgccgccgccccgtcgccgccgccgccgccatcgcggcccccgcggccgccgccgcccgggccgGGGCCGTCGCCGCCGCCATCACGCCCGGCCCGAAATCCCGCCCCCACGGCCACCGCCGACCAATCAGCAGGAGCCTTGCAGCCGACAGCCAATTGGCGCCGGCACCGCCGCCGGGCTGCAGCCAATCGCCCGCCGTCTGCCTGAGCCTCACGCCCAACAACAGAGACAAAGGAGCCGAGCCCCGCCCCCGCGGTGATTGGCGGCCTCAGCAACCAACCGGAGGTGGAGCACCGCCCCCAGGCCCTGACTGACAGCAGCGCTCGCCAATGGCGGCCCAGTCCCGAGATAGGCGAAGGGCGCGGCCCCCCGCTCCGCCCCGGGGCGGACACTCCGCTCAGCACGGCCAATTGGCGAGCAGACAGCCCTCGGTCCGTCTGATTGGCAAAGCGTCC
This genomic window contains:
- the CCDC142 gene encoding coiled-coil domain-containing protein 142 translates to MDAGGAERRGGELCLQVGDVGLGGLILLLLTARPGPGDGAARGEPPEPGGSRGPLARSLQRAEAMLRSVTPGLRRLLSPRSSRRGDSDEDDDEDEDEAASMVVPLEQSFSGLRRCLCVWEDPRTETFLGYVRPHPGGAGDFSEDAVRRRVAERGAALHALLQHRHQLRLARDFTRRLKASSGFLRRLLALPEPGEPGEAALRELCQELRAHAGHWAALLRRLRTDAWLRALPRRRGRAVLHMRWALLLPALMAARLAGRHIEGRLRELGRPGAPTPASECLADLFQGLEIYNRVVQGLAEELGPEGKAPGAFTVGGVLRLLAAERGRAVAQRLQPLLWPQNGIIRDGRVCWEDVMVPWPPGHDAVEKGVGTDRERSGAEVPPALVAELQALCQEDEELMGHVFGALVASADSLWQPVLSESPEPAGLRPGSAGGWKAVRWLDAARGPAAAALSARYRLLLWEAAGAVLGDSLGTPPATPSATVTAAWELSRALAVARVPPECREELGGLCLRLLCRSVLCSWDTDFTRALGSGLSDKCLEAPGGPPGPGCSRTAQQLRCLFPALALALRCLRLLPARPHAPPGGLCLRLQVLGRCLAAVAAAHAWLTGRAGRYLAAWALPQFLLLTQGDLQVLKAEAEQLMLQVSETFPEPGDIHGDSPSEPLPSLGSPWELQLCRQIRDMANSIQLFSRDVLWMFSTSCKRLSAEIFDQTMPLGRHWRLGLRTELPSSPSAYAAAAVQAVLGQVLQGAQALPYDAQVPTLARVTTAFLEAWMDHILTRRIKFSLQGALQLRRDFEAVRELVCSERSGLAPEARQALRALCVFRHTDTAVRCLLQQPGGLGGPPRGWGGLRRCCSDEGAHPLEPSMDPLPGLDPLEGSSPIPGTPPLAPEADLPSRPESPFPGSQQQWLSLRLHRARRWRVPGLPCVGNSPEG
- the MOGS gene encoding mannosyl-oligosaccharide glucosidase; amino-acid sequence: MAAPGTATDSPGQASTWARPELRSRVSGGALGWGPQSLMMVVRQIRETLDRLLHLWASRGSRGPREDRACACSSRPLGGARGNRPPQTWRGADVTSATALMAGERRRRGGDGPRERPRERLRERDPKLRQQQKTPRGSGRVRTVLVLTAAAAALALGLAVAVAEWNRWSEVSRLVTPHPAPPAVPPGSTGPLASPTYFWGTYRPHVYFGMKTRSPRSVVTGLMWLQHGGNLRHTSDQNDGVSRYGWLMHDGENFGVQEIRDEGLVLRTEFVKQPGGDHGGDWSWRVTVKMEGKGPAPLVSLFFYVATDGQGTLRPVLENGTRLAAVAGTAEELGDFTLTFLPPTGEGGEGHKYASYNFLAAGVPGLHRLTDLVRQSLRESAVFSPPGRPRRRYFGVSSTGGLPGESPRGQLLLHQVTLEPPAVLEVTLESGSAAGARRGRLAGPALSAALARHVATFEQRFEDTFGLGARGVSLPQRRFAQAALSEMLGGIGFFHGRSLMRSERREEPVPGIESMLFTAVPSRSCFPRGFLWDEGFHLLLLGRWDPALARDILAHWLDLLNADGWIPREQILGDEARARVPPEFVLQHSETANPPTLLLALERLLPDAPLPYLRRLFPRLRAWFEWLNRTQAGPEPFTFRWRGRDTDLERFLNPKTLSSGLDDYPRASHPSAEERHLDLRCWMALGARVLAALAERLGEPLAPYRDMAAALSDNDLLDRLHWAPELGTFADFGNHSTAVALRWHRAAPVPGRPPPAPQLRREVREAPRPRFVGALGYVSLFPLLLQLLRADSPRLPALLGSMRSEKQLWTPFGLRSLARDSPWYLRRNTEHDPPYWRGSIWININFLALRALHGYARAAGPHRERAAQLYRELRHNLVANVFRQYEATGFLWEHYRDSDGTGQGCHPFAGWSALVVLAMAEDY
- the WBP1 gene encoding WW domain-binding protein 1 → MERPGSAEGAWAALLGRQHPQAREFCPGVNNRPYVCETGHCCGESGCCTYYYELWWFWLLWTILILLSCCCAFRHRRAKLRLQQQQRQREINLIAYHGACQYPPSSGDLRLLASFKLPAYEEVAQRPGTPPPPYSPGSPSLSPGSSGGCSSCSCGCSCASSPSSSSLSAPGTDETDPEPGPGPGGGSTGRDGGSSSTGTGASWDLPLPEELQACRDPPKQVPLDFCEAEGRPCSDTEGGEGGGGRVVPGGCPGRHRRLTGDSGIEVGRGLEEEEGEPEGCGGPGGGGGPGSPVLPV